In the genome of Synechococcus sp. UW179A, the window CCATGGGAACAGGCCTGAAGGGTCTGCGAACATGGCTTGAACAGACGTTCTGGGAGTCCACACCAGAAACTGTCAGCCCACCTGTCACGGAGCCATCAGGCGCACCCCCCAATGGTTGAGCTCAGTGTCGCTCTGCAGAACGGAGACGCTCTGATCACGCTCGCTGTGCTGCTGGTCGCGGTGGCCCTGTTCATCAGCGGAGCCATGGCACCAGAACTGGTGGGCCTGCTCTGTGTGTCGCTACTGATGATCGGTGGCGTGCTGAACCCTCTGCAGGCCCTGAGCGGCTTCGGCAGCCCTGCTCTAATCACGCTGATGGGACTGTTTGCCGTTTCAGCAGCTCTGTTCCGCAGCGGCGCTCTTGATCGACTCAGAGAACTGATTGCATCCGAACGCATCAGGACTCCCAGACGCATGGTGGGATTGCTGACCCTGGTTGTGGCACCGATCTCCGGCGTAGTACCCAACACCCCGATTGTGGCCAGCCTGCTTCCGGTGCTGGAGAGCTGGTGCCAGAAGAGAGGAATCGCTCCATCCAGGGTGCTTCTGCCTCTGTCATTCGCCACACTGCTGGGCGGCACCCTCACACTGCTCGGCAGCTCCGTGAATTTGCTGGCAAGCGACGTCAGCCAGCAACTGGGTTATGGGTCCCTAGATCTGTTCAGTTTCAGCGCCATCGGAGTGCCGGTCTGGCTATCCGGTGCGAGCTACATGCTGATTGCCCCCCGAGCATTGCTACCGGACAGGAGTGAGCCCGATGATCAGCTCAACACCAACCATTCACTCACTGGATACTTCACCGAGGTCACGATCCCCGGCTCTTCCTCTCTTGTTGGGCAGACCCTCCGGCACAGCCGGCTGCAACGTCGCTTCGATGTGGATGTTCTCGAGCTGCAGAGAGGTGGCGAGCGAATCCTTCCACCCCTGGCCGACCGCTGCATCGAGGCCGAGGACCGCTTACTGCTGAGAGTCACACGCGCAGATCTGCTACGACTGCAACAGGACGACACGATTCAGCTCGCCTCTGCCAGTCGTCCTGCCGCAGATCAGCTCGCCATAGCCAGCACCGAACCGGCCTTGTCCAGCGAAGCTGCAAACGGACAGAAGACCGTTGAGGTGCTGCTGCCAGCTGGATCCACACTGGCGGGCGCAAGCCTGCGGGAGCTGCGTTTTCGACAACGACATAACGCAACGGTGCTGGCACTCCGCCGAGGTCAACAGACGGTTCAAGAGCGACTTGGCCAGGCTGTTCTACGTGAAGGCGATGTTCTGCTGCTGCAAGCTCCGCTGGATGCAATCCGGGGACTTCAGGCCAGTAACGATCTACTGGTTCTCGACCAGATTGAAAACGATCTACCCACGATCCGGCGCAAGCCTCAGGCGATCACCATTACGGCTCTGATGCTGCTGGTGCCGACAGTCACCGCCGTCCCGCTGGTTGCCGCAGTGCTTTTGGCCGTTGTGCTGCTGGTGCTGATGGGATGCCTGAGAACAGGAGAGGTGCAGCGGTCGATCAGACTGGACGTGATTCTTCTGCTCGGATCCCTTTCCAG includes:
- a CDS encoding SLC13 family permease codes for the protein MVELSVALQNGDALITLAVLLVAVALFISGAMAPELVGLLCVSLLMIGGVLNPLQALSGFGSPALITLMGLFAVSAALFRSGALDRLRELIASERIRTPRRMVGLLTLVVAPISGVVPNTPIVASLLPVLESWCQKRGIAPSRVLLPLSFATLLGGTLTLLGSSVNLLASDVSQQLGYGSLDLFSFSAIGVPVWLSGASYMLIAPRALLPDRSEPDDQLNTNHSLTGYFTEVTIPGSSSLVGQTLRHSRLQRRFDVDVLELQRGGERILPPLADRCIEAEDRLLLRVTRADLLRLQQDDTIQLASASRPAADQLAIASTEPALSSEAANGQKTVEVLLPAGSTLAGASLRELRFRQRHNATVLALRRGQQTVQERLGQAVLREGDVLLLQAPLDAIRGLQASNDLLVLDQIENDLPTIRRKPQAITITALMLLVPTVTAVPLVAAVLLAVVLLVLMGCLRTGEVQRSIRLDVILLLGSLSSFSVALQTSGLANAMASDMERLLLNWPSYWALVVIFLATNLITSVMSNAASVALLVPVATQLAPSLNLPPQALLLTVLFGASQSFLTPMGYQTNLMVFGPGRYRFFDVARYGAGLTLLMTFLVPGLILAQAGGR